In a genomic window of Styela clava chromosome 7, kaStyClav1.hap1.2, whole genome shotgun sequence:
- the LOC120327902 gene encoding 3-hydroxyacyl-CoA dehydrogenase type-2-like, with the protein MAFRIGKAVSMISGGASGLGRATAEYFVKNGGRVAIVDLPNSKGAEVAETLGEKCIFCPTDICNTEDVVNAIESTKDKFGALHVLVNCAGIGHVEKVYSFNKNLPHSLENFQNVIQVNVVGTFNLIRNVVGCMVKNEVGDENQRGVIVNTASIAAYDGQAGQIAYSASKGAIIGMTLPLSRDVARMGIRTVTIAPGTFKTPLLESLPEKVINTLEAGIPFPSRLGKPEEYAKLVESIVENPMLNGEVIRLDGALRMM; encoded by the coding sequence ATGGCCTTTCGTATTGGCAAAGCTGTGTCTATGATATCTGGTGGAGCATCTGGACTGGGCCGAGCAACTGCGGAGTATTTCGTAAAAAATGGTGGCCGTGTTGCAATTGTCGATCTTCCGAACTCAAAAGGTGCCGAAGTGGCAGAAACACTTGGtgaaaaatgcatattttgtcCAACTGATATATGTAATACTGAGGATGTCGTAAATGCTATTGAATCAACAAAAGATAAATTTGGTGCATTACATGTGCTTGTCAATTGTGCTGGTATTGGACATGTGGAGAAGGTTTacagttttaataaaaatttgccTCACTCGTTGGaaaactttcaaaatgtaattcaaGTTAATGTGGTAGGTACTTTTAATCTCATCCGAAATGTTGTCGGATGTATGGTAAAGAATGAAGTCGGGGATGAAAATCAACGAGGGGTTATAGTGAATACAGCAAGTATAGCTGCATATGATGGTCAAGCTGGACAGATTGCATATAGTGCAAGTAAGGGGGCAATTATTGGAATGACCCTTCCACTTAGTCGGGACGTTGCACGTATGGGTATTCGGACAGTAACCATTGCACCTGGCACTTTTAAAACTCCACTTTTGGAATCTCTACCAGAAAAAGTGATTAACACACTAGAAGCTGGCATACCTTTTCCATCAAGATTGGGAAAGCCTGAAGAGTATGCAAAGTTGGTGGAATCAATTGTAGAAAATCCTATGCTTAATGGAGAAGTTATAAGACTTGATGGAGCATTAAGAATGATGTGA
- the LOC144425107 gene encoding centromere protein M-like has translation MSLQKELRIPAIRKIKHASLLIVGDVEKHSKTLAEVLLAASESDSNNRLSLKIHLADRLPLDKDENDLLEIDLVLMVVDVVRKGTLSSVQKSLQHLPMDFFQGRILFLAHNSNSFTKLGIEHERISQLANSCLSPVIWETIHRDNIHIAAQILQKINLVTRSYDLPPSICTERLCFEVEGLG, from the coding sequence ATGAGTCTCCAAAAAGAATTGCGGATTCCAGCTATAAGAAAGATAAAACACGCATCATTGCTAATAGTGGGAGACgttgaaaaacattcaaaaacttTAGCGGAAGTACTATTGGCAGCATCGGAATCAGATTCGAACAATAGATTGTCACTGAAGATTCATTTGGCCGATAGATTACCTTTGGACAAAGATGAGAATGATTTACTCGAAATCGATTTGGTTTTGATGGTTGTTGACGTAGTTAGAAAAGGGACTTTGTCTTCTGTTCAGAAGTCATTACAGCACCTTCCAATGGATTTTTTTCAAGGCCGCATTTTGTTTCTGGCTCATAACTCAAACAGTTTTACAAAGTTAGGCATcgaacatgaaagaatatcgcAACTTGCCAACTCTTGTTTGAGTCCTGTTATATGGGAAACAATACATCGTGACAATATACATATTGCAGCTCAGATATTACAGAAAATCAACTTGGTAACAAGGAGTTATGATCTACCTCCTTCAATTTGTACCGAAAGACTTTGTTTTGAAGTAGAGGGCTTGGGATGA
- the LOC120328596 gene encoding transmembrane protein 254-like: MAALSDRERACYFVPPNPILAIVITFGLWLTWGLIYAPDIPPYKYLGPLGQLCHFLVYEADPIWKYVTAVSVLIIHVIESLIALYFTGKKGVSDPMAKFKWWICTLLFGYFTFRHLVKLKPKQQ; encoded by the coding sequence ATGGCTGCATTGAGTGATCGCGAACGTGCATGTTACTTTGTTCCACCTAATCCAATTCTTGCTATTGTGATCACATTTGGCCTGTGGTTGACTTGGGGACTCATTTATGCTCCTGATATTCCACCATACAAATACCTTGGACCACTCGGTCAATTGTGCCATTTTCTCGTTTATGAAGCGGATCCAATATGGAAATATGTGACCGCAGTGTCTGTTCTCATCATCCACGTCATAGAATCCctcattgcattatattttacTGGCAAGAAAGGTGTGAGCGACCCTATGGCAAAGTTCAAGTGGTGGATATGCACTCTGTTGTTTGGGTATTttacattcagacatttggtgAAGCTGAAGCCCAAGCAACAATAG
- the LOC120328168 gene encoding heparan-sulfate 6-O-sulfotransferase 1-B-like, which produces MMKWEHCNCNWKKVFAILVIFALLTSLVIYHSPRLSIRQFQSIPTTKSSVWLNKIKHAREQEETIKFLESSTEKGNLIDDKFGKVNFDINGSDVLVFLHMQKTGGSEFGRHLVSNLILSKECDILEHRKRRNCLRPNSDVETWIFSRYSTGWACGLHSGWTDLHECIADKMTYLEKVDKKRNFFYVTMLRDPVKRYLSEWKHVQRGATWRTTRYACKGREYDIPKCYTGNDWREVSLQQFMSCQYNMAHNRQTRMLADLRLANCYERWLDKNMTVTQIKQIENDMLKSAMDNLRDMTFFGLLEQQEKFQKLFEYIFPFKFKNNFVQSNMTHVSTFVPTKEEIDEILELNYLDVKLYDFAKKLFERRYIRSIS; this is translated from the exons ATGATGAAATGGGAACACTGTAATTGCAATTGGAAAAAGGTTTTCGCCATTTTGGTTATTTTTGCACTACTCACTTCACTAGTGATATATCATTCACCGCGACTATCTATAAGACAATTTCAATCTATTCCAACCACAAAATCGTCTGTCTGGTTGAATAAAATAAAGCATGCAAGGGAACAAGAAGAAACCATTAAATTCTTGGAATCTTCAACTGAAAAAG GAAACCTGATTGATGATAAATTTGGCAAAGTGAATTTTGACATCAATGGTTCTGATGTTTTGGTATTTCTACATATGCAAAAAACTGGTGGATCTGAGTTTGGGAGGCATCTGGTTTCCAACCTAATTTTAAGTAAAGAATGTGATATACTCGAACATAGAAAAAGAAGAAATTGTTTGCGACCTAACTCTGATGTTGAAACATGGATATTTAGTCGGTATTCAACTG GTTGGGCATGTGGACTACATTCTGGCTGGACGGATCTTCATGAATGCATTGCAGACAAAATGACATATCTAGAAAAAGTTGATAAAAAGAGGAA CTTCTTCTATGTAACTATGTTGAGAGATCCAGTTAAACGATATTTGAGTGAATGGAAGCATGTGCAACGTGGAGCTACTTGGCGAACTACTCGTTATGCTTGTAAAGGTAGAGAATATGATATTCCCAAATGCTATACAG GCAACGATTGGCGAGAGGTATCTCTACAGCAGTTCATGTCATGCCAATACAATATGGCACATAACAGGCAAACCAGAATGCTTGCGGATCTCAGACTTGCTAATTGTTATGAGAGATGGTTAGACAAAAATATGACTGTGACTCAGattaaacaaattgaaaatgatatgTTAAAAAGTGCCATGGATAATTTGAGGGATATGACCTTTTTTGGATTGTTGGAGCAGCAAGAAAAATTCCaaaaactttttgaatacaTATTCCCGTTCAagttcaaaaacaattttgttcaAAGCAACATGACTCATGTATCTACGTTTGTGCCAACGAAGGAAGAAATAGACGAGATACTGGAGTTGAATTATTtg GATGTGAAATTGTACGACTTTGCAAAGAAACTTTTTGAACGAAGATACATCCGAAGTATATCTTGA